A region from the Longimicrobium sp. genome encodes:
- a CDS encoding metal-sulfur cluster assembly factor, producing MVDEKEVRKALRKVKDPELKLDLVVLGLIYDIKIDGGRVDVTMSLTSPGCPVAGELLTKAREAVESVPGVEQAEVELTFSPPWSADRINPTIRAALGL from the coding sequence ATGGTCGACGAAAAGGAAGTGCGCAAGGCGCTGCGCAAGGTGAAGGACCCCGAGCTCAAGCTGGACCTTGTGGTGCTGGGGCTGATCTACGACATCAAGATCGATGGGGGCCGGGTGGACGTCACGATGTCGCTCACGTCGCCGGGATGCCCCGTGGCGGGCGAGCTGCTGACCAAGGCGCGCGAAGCGGTGGAGTCGGTTCCCGGCGTGGAGCAGGCCGAGGTGGAGCTCACGTTTTCGCCGCCCTGGTCGGCAGACCGCATCAACCCCACGATCCGGGCCGCGCTGGGCCTTTGA
- the yhbY gene encoding ribosome assembly RNA-binding protein YhbY, protein MELTPKQRAHLKSLAHHLNPVLFVGKEGVTDQTVRSLEEAFNTRELLKVKILEAAPMTAREGAAALAERIDGAVAVQAIGRVGVLYRPHPEKPEIQLPG, encoded by the coding sequence GTGGAACTGACTCCCAAGCAGCGGGCGCACCTCAAGTCGCTGGCGCACCACCTGAACCCGGTGCTCTTCGTGGGCAAGGAAGGCGTGACCGACCAAACCGTACGGTCGCTGGAGGAGGCCTTCAACACCCGCGAGCTGCTGAAGGTGAAGATCCTGGAAGCGGCGCCCATGACCGCGCGCGAGGGCGCCGCGGCGCTCGCCGAACGGATCGACGGGGCCGTGGCGGTGCAGGCCATCGGCCGCGTAGGTGTGCTGTACCGGCCCCACCCCGAGAAGCCCGAGATCCAGCTTCCCGGCTGA
- a CDS encoding sensor domain-containing diguanylate cyclase — protein sequence MHVRMEAPPRLRATAEDAGDSAGPQVPAVSQAFAAVPLLGTPTQVAQACVDAVRALTGGPARVEVPTRPVPLAVGDDAEGLVPLAGFDAPGGQGRVLAGAHTALYDPQAVQAVAEQLERVWAVQQHRAAQTLELDQLRFHLGALQQVARTLAVVRGAEETERLVLDSVGEVFFAWWAALYHTEGEQYTCRAVRSLRGESVAFAIPGRVVRAIAAPGQPPVIPPEDAEIRDHVPAEVAVVAPLDFGDEEAGLLILGRRMTDAPYEPHDLALLRALADSSAIALRNAELLDRLRAQATIDPLTGCHNRRGFDEILENELARSQRYNRPLCLVLLDIDRFKAINDDFGHEVGDHALQRIGRAVRHAFRSTDSACRYGGEEFALVFPETTKEEGLKLAERLRVLVEALPPNAEVPRPLTASFGVAAFPTDATSHTDLVRAADRALYQAKSNGRNRVELA from the coding sequence ATGCACGTTCGCATGGAAGCGCCGCCGCGCTTGCGGGCTACCGCGGAAGACGCGGGCGATTCCGCAGGGCCGCAGGTGCCCGCGGTGTCGCAGGCATTCGCGGCCGTTCCGCTGCTGGGCACGCCCACGCAGGTGGCGCAGGCGTGCGTGGATGCCGTGCGCGCGCTGACCGGTGGCCCGGCCCGGGTGGAGGTGCCCACGCGCCCCGTGCCGCTGGCCGTGGGTGACGACGCAGAGGGGCTGGTGCCGCTGGCGGGCTTCGACGCGCCCGGAGGGCAGGGAAGGGTTCTGGCGGGCGCCCACACGGCCCTGTACGACCCCCAGGCGGTGCAGGCCGTCGCCGAGCAGCTGGAGCGGGTGTGGGCGGTGCAGCAGCACCGCGCCGCGCAGACGCTGGAGCTGGACCAGCTTCGCTTTCACCTGGGCGCGCTGCAGCAGGTGGCGCGCACGCTGGCCGTGGTTCGCGGCGCGGAGGAGACGGAGCGGCTGGTGCTTGACTCGGTGGGCGAGGTGTTCTTTGCCTGGTGGGCGGCGCTGTACCACACCGAGGGCGAGCAGTACACCTGCCGCGCCGTGCGCTCGCTTCGTGGCGAGTCGGTGGCGTTCGCCATTCCGGGCCGGGTGGTGCGGGCCATCGCGGCCCCGGGCCAGCCGCCGGTGATCCCCCCCGAAGACGCGGAGATCCGCGACCACGTGCCGGCCGAAGTGGCCGTGGTGGCGCCGCTGGACTTCGGCGACGAAGAGGCGGGGCTGCTGATCCTGGGCCGCCGGATGACCGACGCGCCGTACGAGCCGCACGACCTGGCCCTGCTGCGCGCCCTTGCCGACTCGTCGGCCATCGCGCTGCGCAACGCCGAGCTGCTGGACCGGCTTCGCGCGCAGGCCACCATCGACCCGCTGACCGGCTGCCACAACCGCCGCGGCTTCGATGAGATCCTGGAGAACGAGCTGGCGCGCTCGCAGCGGTACAACCGGCCGCTGTGCCTGGTGCTGCTGGACATCGACCGCTTCAAGGCCATCAACGACGACTTCGGCCACGAGGTGGGCGACCACGCGCTGCAGCGGATCGGGCGGGCGGTGCGGCACGCGTTCCGGAGCACCGACAGTGCCTGCCGCTACGGCGGCGAGGAGTTCGCCCTCGTCTTTCCCGAGACCACCAAGGAAGAGGGGCTGAAGCTGGCGGAGCGGCTGCGGGTGCTGGTGGAGGCGCTGCCCCCCAACGCCGAGGTGCCCCGTCCGCTGACCGCCAGCTTTGGCGTGGCGGCGTTCCCCACCGACGCCACCAGCCACACGGACCTGGTTCGCGCGGCCGACCGTGCGCTGTACCAGGCCAAGAGCAACGGCCGCAACCGCGTGGAACTGGCCTGA
- a CDS encoding ATP-dependent 6-phosphofructokinase translates to MSDSSKTKVRRIAINTGGGDAPGLNAVIRAATLAALNEGWEVFGIRRGYMGILEGEVDGEEGLFPLTAQAVRGITHLGGTILGTTTRGNPFGLEVRQPDGTWGTVDRSDEIVQRFRECEIDALIAIGGDGSLSIAHALHQKGLPVIGVPKTIDNDLSATDVTFGFQSAVEVATDAIGRLHSTAEAHQRVMVVQLMGRHTGWIALESGLAGGADVILIPEIPYDIAKIADKVRERDLQRRRFSIVVVAEGARPRDGEASYADETGRYGGIADRIAAQLHDATEKETRSMVLGHIQRGGEPIAYDRSLALRFGAAAVRCIREGQLGTMVALQGNYIRAVPLGDAIRDIKRVPADSELVMTARQLGISFGD, encoded by the coding sequence ATGTCCGACAGCAGCAAGACGAAGGTCCGCCGGATCGCCATCAACACGGGTGGCGGGGATGCCCCGGGGCTGAACGCCGTGATCCGCGCGGCTACCCTGGCCGCCCTGAACGAGGGGTGGGAGGTGTTCGGCATCCGCCGGGGATACATGGGCATCCTGGAGGGCGAGGTCGACGGCGAGGAGGGGCTCTTTCCGCTGACCGCCCAAGCGGTCCGCGGGATCACCCACCTGGGCGGCACCATCCTGGGCACCACCACCCGCGGCAACCCCTTCGGTCTCGAGGTGCGCCAGCCTGACGGCACCTGGGGCACGGTGGACCGGTCGGACGAGATCGTGCAGCGCTTCCGGGAGTGCGAGATCGACGCTCTGATCGCCATCGGCGGCGACGGGTCGCTGAGCATCGCGCACGCGCTGCACCAGAAGGGGCTGCCGGTGATCGGCGTGCCTAAGACCATCGACAACGACCTGAGCGCCACCGACGTCACCTTCGGCTTCCAGTCGGCGGTGGAGGTGGCCACGGACGCCATCGGCCGGCTGCACAGCACCGCCGAGGCGCACCAGCGGGTGATGGTGGTGCAGCTGATGGGACGGCACACGGGGTGGATCGCCCTGGAGTCGGGGCTGGCGGGTGGCGCCGACGTCATCCTGATCCCCGAAATCCCGTACGACATCGCCAAGATCGCCGACAAGGTGCGGGAGCGCGATCTCCAGCGGCGCCGTTTCAGCATCGTGGTGGTGGCCGAGGGCGCGCGGCCGCGGGACGGCGAGGCCAGCTACGCCGACGAGACGGGGCGCTACGGCGGCATCGCCGACCGCATCGCCGCCCAACTCCATGACGCGACCGAGAAGGAAACCCGTTCGATGGTACTGGGCCACATCCAGCGCGGCGGGGAGCCCATCGCCTACGACCGCAGCCTTGCGCTTCGCTTCGGCGCGGCGGCGGTGCGCTGCATCCGCGAAGGCCAGCTGGGCACCATGGTGGCGCTGCAGGGCAACTACATCCGCGCCGTTCCGCTGGGCGACGCCATCCGCGACATCAAGCGCGTGCCGGCGGATTCGGAGTTGGTGATGACGGCGCGCCAGCTGGGCATTTCGTTCGGCGACTGA
- a CDS encoding plastocyanin/azurin family copper-binding protein, translated as MKLPAIALLALAAACGGGDEQTASTDTAAQGTETAAAPAPATDASAPAPAPGSGTVHDVKMVTTQNGASGQFEPAAITVKRGDRIRWTMADGTAPHNVSFSLAQGNPAGFTPPADSPLYTQAGQNFEVPADWAPGTYNYVCMPHAGMGMRGTITVTE; from the coding sequence ATGAAGCTTCCGGCCATTGCGCTGCTCGCGCTTGCGGCCGCATGCGGCGGCGGCGATGAGCAGACTGCTTCCACCGACACGGCGGCGCAGGGCACCGAGACCGCGGCGGCCCCCGCCCCGGCCACGGATGCCTCCGCCCCGGCGCCGGCGCCCGGGTCGGGCACCGTGCACGACGTCAAGATGGTGACCACCCAGAACGGCGCCTCCGGACAGTTCGAGCCCGCGGCGATCACCGTAAAGCGCGGCGACCGCATCCGCTGGACCATGGCCGACGGCACCGCTCCGCACAACGTGTCGTTCAGCCTGGCGCAGGGCAACCCGGCCGGCTTCACGCCGCCCGCGGACAGCCCGCTCTACACGCAGGCGGGGCAGAACTTCGAGGTCCCGGCCGACTGGGCGCCCGGCACGTACAACTACGTCTGCATGCCGCACGCCGGCATGGGCATGCGCGGCACGATCACGGTTACCGAGTAA